TCAATTCTAGACTGAAGgactaattatttaatttctaatctaacatttaatataaaaaaggtaTATCTAGTCACACCCTATAAATTTGGTACTGCGtaaacattaacaaaattGATGTAAATTGCTTTTTggatttcaaattaaaatatactgttactaaaacactatttaaatatattatatatacttacAGTTTATTCTGTATCCTCTTGTAACAACAAAAACGCCCCTTTTaacactttttaaaaattttaaagagaaATTCTGGAATCTGGGCTTTCTCGAATCTGTATTGATCGCACCTAACTGTCATATTCGAATGACATAACAGCTGATaacgtttaaaaattattgttttgtgtttatcaaaaacatgtttttaatttttaattttaacatcatggcaaaatgttaattgaaaatgatatatattttcatatacaaaatttaaataatattgtgagTAAAATACtagtaatgtaaataataaaatatttagttttataatatctccTCCGTATTTCTAAATTTCTGAACGTTTCCGATCCCGACCATGTCAATCACACGCCTCGGCTattgacaaatgacaattgacatatttttattttcaactttGATCAGTAATACTTCGTCTCATTGCGTTTgcataattttgaaaaatattacttcATTAATAAAGCCGATAAACACAAAAATGAAAGTAGCAGACAACGTGAATCCAAATGTGTACGAGAAAGGTTCAGCCAGAGAGCTAACTCGAGCCGATTTTGACGAAAATATTGCAGATGAATTTGACACACGAGAAGTATTTGATTTAATACGCAATATTTGCGATCCGGAGCACCCTTTATCATTGGAGGAGCTGCGTGTTGTAGAAGAAAGTAACATCCAAGttgataatgaaaataatgccGTGCATGTTTTCTTTACGCCGACTATACCACATTGCAGTATGGCCACCTTGATTGGTATGTTTAACCTTATTTAATAACTAGCCGCTCGTCAATCCCGAGCTGATCCGTAATAGAAAcgaaataatctatactaatattataaagctgaagagtttgtttgtttgaatgcgctaagttcaggaactactggtccgatttgaaaaattctttcggtgttagatagctcttTATCGAgtaaggttataggctatatatcatcaccctaagaccaaaaagagcgaagcaatgcgggtTTAACCGCGCACATCTAGTATGGCATATTTCGGACTGTGACTCGGGAAAAAAGTAGCTTACTGCTCttgaaagaattttaaaatcggtACCTACATTAGctttttttgttgttaatcattatttacataaatactaTAGGCGGCAAGTAACTATAGCGTTATGTTAATGTAGAGATGATTATTGTGCAATGTGCATAGTTATTGCGCCCATCATAATATTCAGATGCCTTATATTTAACTTCTTACTTAGGTTTGGGCCAGCGCTGAAATGTTATGCAGAAAATTAGTGCttataatacaaacaaaaatacgaTGTGTGTGTCCCTCTGTTTTTCGGGAACGGGAACAGGTTTTTCTATGAATGTGCGGGCGATGGCGCAGgtagaaagctagtataatataatttgtctGGAcgtttatctatactaatattataaaactgaagagtttatttgtttgtacgcgccaatctcaggaactactgatatACAGCTTATAGCTGAGCTTAtacttgataaatgggctatctaacaccgaaataatttttcaaattggaccagtagttcctgagattagcgcgttcaaacaaacaaactcttcagctttataatatcaagtaCAAGTATAGCTAATTGAATGTTGTGCCATAGAAATTGAACagctattaattatttgtgtgTATCGACCGCCTAGAAATAAATTGGATGATCAAAATCTGTTCTTTCGAAAGTTACTCTcctaataagaaaaaatagtAATATGCGTTgactttaatatatatatacactcacattttataaaaaaatttcaaaacgGACCATTAGTaattagttcctgagattaacgcgttcaaacaaacaaaatcttcagctttataatattagtatagatacagGAAGTCAGGAATTTATGTATTACTTTTTATCACATATAGCACTCATACCATATAGAACATTTTTGAACGAAGAACAACATATTagagactagcggtccgccccggcttcgcccgtggtacatatttcgcaaaaaaaggtagcctatgtcctttctcgagtatcaaaatatctccataccaaatttcatgcaaattggttcagtagtttaggcgtgattgagtaacagacagacagacagagttactttcgcatttataatattagtatggattaagcattatttcatatgtaataGAACACTTGTTTATCTAGTTTTATAGGAAACTaagtttccgcccgcggcttcgcccgcgaagtcaaagaaaaacccgcatagttcccgttcccgtgggatttccgggattacgtcatttttccgggataaaaagtagccaatgtcttttctcgggtatcaaaacatctccataccaaatttcatgaaactTGGTACTTTagggcgtgattgagtaacagacagacagacgagagttactttcgcatctatacatataataaatctgtagaagggtcaattctgtacattgaaaatattgaaaaaataactagcagggggtgttactggatcgataccaaacccaaatatgtgattaaaaaaatttttgtctgtctgtctgtctgtctgtctgtctgtctgtctgtctgtatgtgaagacatcacgtgaaaactaccggttcgatttcgatgaaacttggtataattataccttattatcctgggcgtaaaataggatactttttatcctggaaaaatacgtagaaaaaaaattaatctcaatttttcagttatccatagacgttgttctgtagtaggtaccgcgaacacacgttgcgtattattatagacctagccgtatttgggtccaatagatatttataagatgtcattgtccgagtcactcaaaatggagaaataaaccatccacgcaaagaccgacatccgcgcggacggagtcgcgggcggaagctagtttataatattagtgtggatttcttaattttaatcaaacgttagcttaaattaataaaattaaacaactttAAGTGTAGTCTTgacaacaaattagaaacagcacGGTTCGGGTGTTCCAAAGTCAAAACGGAAAACCTGTACAAATACGGCCAATATTTCTTTCTTCTTCAAATATATTCAACGTTTTTTAATGGTTAATTATGTTGTtatatgaatttgccagtcagttcaattcacggcgtaaaATGACTGGGAATGAGGTCATAATACGGTtccagatcgtgccgtgtgtgaaaattgtatgtatattgtatattatgattatatattgaatatattttatattttgtctttTCCTAACGCCTTATTTTTTGCTCACACTCCTCTTTTAAACGTCTTTCCTTACGCATTACTTACGGtagcctggaagagatcgctacctAGCAATAAGGCCAACGTTTGTACATATTTTCCTCTTATCTTTATGTAtctctatttattttgtgtgttgaataaaataaatatatactattattataaagaggaaaggtttgtcattatgtatgtatggttttcacgcataaagtACTGGatcgattttcatgaaattttgcacagatagtctttagaccctgagaaagaacataggctaccttttattgcgaaatatgtaccatgggcgaagccggggtggaccgctagtaataaataaaattgtcctgaaatatttatttataattccaGGTCTATCAATCCGGGTGCAACTGCTCCGCTCTCTGCCGAGCCGTTTCAAAGTGACAGTCGAAGTGACGGAGGGTACACATGTATCGGAACATGCAGTTAATAAACAATTGGCGGATAAAGAAAGAATTGCCGCCGCTTTGGAGAACAAGAATCTGTTGCAAATTATAAATCAGTGTGTGAGGTCGTtgtgatttatttaacactagctgtgccccgcggctgcggccgctttgtctaaaacctaatctatctatactaatataaagaggaaaagtttgtaattatgtatgtatgtatggttacGGTTACGTGTATggcacgcataaactactggaccgattttgatgaaatttggcacagataatcattagaccctgagaaagaacataggctaccttttattgcgaaatatgttccacgggcgaagccggggtggactgctagtacttaatattataatgctgaagagtttgattgtttgtttgaacgcgctaatctcgggaacatTGCTCcgcctgttggtcttagcgtgatgatataaagcctatgccctatagccttcctcgataaatggactctctaacaccgaaagaatatttcatcggaccagtagttctttagattagcgcgttcaaacaaacaaacaaactcttcagctttacaatattatgtgtatagaTTTTCAATCAAAAAGCTTATTTTTCAGCAAACTACATAGCATAATATGTAGAAATGTAGTACTTTAAGTAACAACGaatctagttttttttaacacaaaaaatatctggacaatctttgtaaatatgtattccgttgtgtgataaaaaatagattaattattgaatcttatatgtatagtatataggtatgtaaataaaagacaaataaaaataacatgtgttttattttcaacaaaaattTCACACAAATAATGGATAATTGAACGCACGAAGCGATGTAACTGCTGCGCTGAAAATGATTGCGTCCACGGTGAAATGATAGCCGCTGTTCGAAGTTGGTGTCTGTAAAAAGGAAAGTATTCACatgtaagttaaaaaataaaggtgaatctataaaaaaaaatgtattgagtACATAATGAATTTGTGTCTTTCttcttaataatattcttGTGCTGTGCGGTTTTATCCGCAtttctccgctcctgttgatcttagcgtgatgatatatagcctatagccttcctcgatacatgagctatctaacacgggaaggatttttcaaattggaccagtagttcctgagattagcgcgttccaACAAACAGACAatctctttaaaatattagtatcgaTAAGGGAAATTTTTTTCttgatctttaaaaataaactcaataattattcgagcgatattaaattttaagaaCCGAGGAAGCTCTTTTGAATCTAAAATACATTGAAATAGTACACAAGTCACTAATATTAGAggtataaatgcgaaagtttgtgaggatggatgtgtatgtttgttactccttcacgcaaatactactgaaccgattacaatgaaatttagcacacatatagagtaTCATTTGCATTaaaacataggataggttttatcccagaaatcccacgggaacgggaactatgcgggtttttctttgaaaacgcgggcgaagccgcaggcggaaagctagtaatgtaataagaaaatactTACAGTGGcagaaagtttatttttctcacAGCTGATGTCGTCTACAGAAGTTCGAAAAAGCTCGATGTCCTTTTTGCTGTTTGTATTTGgttgaaatttaaaactaaaaaaaaacaatgaaatatttaaagactataaattatgaaaaaatatatgagcTACAgatgcattatttttttattgataagaaATAAGATAGAAGTTTCATAAATTAAGattgattttatgaaaaatcaaattttttaaagttttttccACATTATTCGAAATTATAGACCACGCGAGCGATGCCGTGGGCGGGAAGTtggtttttaatgtatgtcattaaaaaaaactgactGCACTAAAATTTTTTAGAAGCCTCTTTATTGAAGTCGGTTTAAAATAGgctgattataataaattataattaaacaaattaaacgcATACTTAGTCCTCATTCTCGCTACGGGTTTTTCCACAAAAACGGTCGAATTGTCTGTTGAATTCTTTTTCTCGATCATATTTTCACTGCTGTCGGATTTATAatctgtaataattttattttaataagaaaaaaattttcaaatcggatctcgggaactactgatccgatttgaaaaagtgttagatagcccatttatcgaggaaggctataggctatattataaattatcaagctaagaccaacaggagcggtgcaatgcggatgaaaccgcggggaacagctagtgaGTGATATAActacaaacaaatatacataaactttttttatattacacgtaagtagtaggtacctatattgtaATTACCAGAAGAATCCTTGTATATTTCAGCGAGTTCCTTTTCAATTCGCGCCTCTTCGTCTTCTTGACTAGCGCCATCTAGTTTGTCAATGTCCTTTGGTTTATCTAGCTcctgtaaatatgtatataattaaagtTGGTCAAAATATAGTCGAAAAGAGTCGGTTACCTACAAAACACAGGTGAAGCTTAAATGCGTGTCGAAAACAAATCAAAATtgccattaaataaaaaaaggggtgcgtgtactagtgtatcTAGTACTTTAAcctacacacgtaagaagtgaaacttctatatgaccttataatttactatatgcaactttatagaaatacgtcgaatcacgcgtggtagagataagaaaaagatggcgcgtaacgaaaaaatgtcacgcgtaacgaaaaaatgttacacaaaatttttttccaaccccgataaagaagtttcacttcaaaaattgaactataaaatatctaaGACAAAGAAAAAATCGCTTCTATACAGTTTTTAAAAGCAACAGCAAAATTGGTCACCCATCAAATTTATGACCGTGCCAAACGTTGCTTAAccttgatttttattatttgttttatagcgACAATATACAATCATACTTACATCATCACCGAAAATCTCGAAGTACTAAGTAAGtagtaacataatttttaaaataaaaaatgtgttgtATTGTGATATAttctacttattttaaatttaaccagtagttcctgagattagcgcgttcaaacaaacaaactcttcagctttataatattagttagatTAATTAGGTACATCTATGATTTCAAAGACTGctaaggtacctacttataaaactatgtaggtacttatgtgATCGAATATACCTAAGCTAGCAgtagtaaaaaattataaaaaagagcgtgtatgCAGAGCACACttgtcaaaagtgaaactttggcaagattcaaagataccaaaatcgtcgccctactccatgacgtgacggtattgccatgacgcgaccttaaaattttacacttAAAGCGCCTATAGAAATTCTTAGGTAATAAAGAATTTCAtctattttttgtgattttttagcTTACCGGTTGTCTAGCTATGTCCTTCTTTGTGGCGACTTGTATGGTGGTAGATGTTACATCGTCATCATTTTCGACGGATGGCTCCTCTTCCAAGTCCGCTGGTAACTCTGTTTTATCGTAGAATTACGATGTAAGATgggatttaaaataaaatcattcttcctacttcctactatcctatcctaccctattcctactataatattataaatgcgaaagtttgtgaggatggatgtatatgtgtgtgtttgttactctttcacgcaaatccTACTGAACCGATTCAAAAGAAATTTAGAAAgcataacttggattaacacatggGATAGGTTAAgtatatcccggaaatcccacgggaaaaaaaactgcgggtttttctttgaaaacgtggTGAAAAACGTAGACAGTGaatgtgtgtttttttatatctttcttTTACGTCGGCTCTAGGtactttttgtataaaatacgttctagtaaatttaaaatgatatgtTTTGACGATTGAATAGCTTCTGTAAGAAGTCAAGTTGAATCAATGAATACAATTGAGTCTGAGTTTGAGTGTATATAAAAGTTTAACATACCTTTTACAGGAGCGCCAATTTCAATGATTTCCCTACCCAAAGATTCCGTGAGTGATTTTGTATTCGTTTTACAATGAACATAACATACAAtacatgtaaaatatattattaacacaCGCATTGTTATTTTGTCGTAGTGGGCAATTGTTTTCGAAACCAACTAGagtttagttttattgttggaactttatatacatacttaaaaaTCAGATTCAGTGATTGCCTTTTAATAtctgtactatttattatctgcGTAAGTAACTTTCTTaggcataaaaataaaacatctatacttaggtactaatagtataaagctaaagagttagtttgtttgaacgcgctaatctcaggaactactggtgcgaaaatttttcggtgttagatagcccatttatctaagaaggctataatatcatcacgctaagaccaacaggagcgga
The Colias croceus chromosome 30, ilColCroc2.1 genome window above contains:
- the LOC123704616 gene encoding MIP18 family protein galla-2; this translates as MKVADNVNPNVYEKGSARELTRADFDENIADEFDTREVFDLIRNICDPEHPLSLEELRVVEESNIQVDNENNAVHVFFTPTIPHCSMATLIGLSIRVQLLRSLPSRFKVTVEVTEGTHVSEHAVNKQLADKERIAAALENKNLLQIINQCVRSL
- the LOC123704559 gene encoding uncharacterized protein LOC123704559; this encodes MRVLIIYFTCIVCYVHCKTNTKSLTESLGREIIEIGAPVKELPADLEEEPSVENDDDVTSTTIQVATKKDIARQPELDKPKDIDKLDGASQEDEEARIEKELAEIYKDSSDYKSDSSENMIEKKNSTDNSTVFVEKPVARMRTNFKFQPNTNSKKDIELFRTSVDDISCEKNKLSATIQKSFLGS